Within the Acidihalobacter prosperus genome, the region AGGTAAAGCCGGCTGGCATGGGCGTGTTAACACGCCCATGCCACGGGCTTCAATCGCCGCCCGCCCCTCCGACATCGCCGTCGGGCGGAACCTCGCCGTGAATACGCTGATAGACCTCCTCACGGTGCACGGTGACATCCTTGGGCGCCTTGATGCCCAGCCGCACCTGATTGCCCTTGACACCCAGCACGGTCACCTCGATGGCATCGCCGATCACCAGCGTTTCACCCACCCGACGCGTCAATATCAGCA harbors:
- the csrA gene encoding carbon storage regulator CsrA: MLILTRRVGETLVIGDAIEVTVLGVKGNQVRLGIKAPKDVTVHREEVYQRIHGEVPPDGDVGGAGGD